The following proteins come from a genomic window of Pseudomonadota bacterium:
- the rfaE2 gene encoding D-glycero-beta-D-manno-heptose 1-phosphate adenylyltransferase has protein sequence MYSAKIMSLDKLSRILATERQNSRQVVFTNGCFDILHPGHVGYLAAARELGDLLVVGLNSDASIRRLKGERRPIMPEASRAQLLAALAAVDFVTIFSEDDPYALIKILRPEILVKGGDWEPSAIVGADLVRENGGRVLSLPFMETYSTTAIIQEILRRYC, from the coding sequence ATGTACTCGGCTAAAATCATGTCGCTTGATAAGCTTTCCCGAATCTTGGCGACGGAGCGTCAAAATTCAAGGCAGGTTGTGTTCACCAATGGTTGTTTTGATATCCTTCATCCCGGTCATGTAGGTTATCTGGCCGCGGCGCGAGAGCTGGGCGATCTTTTGGTGGTTGGCCTGAATTCCGATGCCTCGATTCGTCGTCTGAAAGGCGAGCGGCGGCCGATCATGCCGGAAGCCTCCCGTGCTCAACTGCTGGCCGCCCTGGCCGCGGTTGATTTTGTCACTATCTTCTCCGAGGACGATCCTTATGCGTTGATTAAAATTCTGCGGCCGGAAATTCTGGTTAAGGGTGGTGACTGGGAGCCTTCTGCGATTGTCGGCGCGGATCTGGTCAGAGAAAATGGCGGCCGGGTGCTCTCCCTGCCTTTCATGGAGACCTATTCAACCACGGCGATTATTCAGGAAATTCTTCGGCGCTATTGTTAG